The DNA region GTTGCTTTGCAATTTCCTCATCACGTTTTTTGATAGCTTCTGAAAGTTTGTCTACTTCAATTTGAGCTTCTTTTTGCTTGATAGAATTTTTAATTTCTTGCAATTTTTCGCTTAACTCTTGGCGTTTTTTCTCATCTTTAACTTTCGAAATTAAATTCTCAATATTTTCAATATCAACAGCTGGAAGCTCATTTTTCTTCGTTTTGTTATCTTCAATGATTTTTTCAATTTCTTTTAGCTTATCTTCAGATGATTTTTGGCGCTCACTTTCTGCTTTTTTAGCTTTTTCAATAGCCGATTTCAAATCTTCTTCTGCTTTTTTAATTTCTTCAAAAGTTGGATTATCTTCTTTTTGAACTTCTTTAGCTTTATCTGCTTCAGTTTTAACTTCATCTTTCAGCCATTTTTGTGAATCTTCGAAATCTTTAATTTGTGAATTTAAGGCTGTTTTATCAGCTCGTAAACCGTTCAAAGCGCTTTCAAGTTCATTAATTGCTTCTAATATTTCACTCTCTGAAGCAAGATCTTCGGTTGAATTTTTTATCGCCTCGGCAGTTTTAAGTTGGCTTGAAATATTTAAGTTTGACGCTGCATCTACAACTTCTTGCAACTGTGCTAAAGTTTCCTTAGAAAAATTATTAAGATTTTTTAAATTAGCAATTTTGTCTAAAGTTTGCTCCAACTTTTTGGTATTTTTATTATAGCGTTCAGCAATTTTCTCTAGCTCTTTAAGATTTGCTTGTTTTGCTACAGGGTCAAGAATTTTATCATTTTCATTCATGACATCTTTAAAATCGGTTATATATTCAATCATTTTCTTTAATTCGTTAATTGCATTTGAAATATCAGTTTTGCGCTCATTTTCTAGAGCTACGATTTCGGCAATTTTATTGTTTAAAGAATCTGCTGCGTTTTTAACGTCATCGTTGGTTATTCCTAAAGGCTGCGTTTCAGTACGCTTAACCTCAGTTAATAAATTAGCAGGGATTGCATTTTTAATATAATCTGGCTGTTTTTCGAAATTTTCAAGAGCTTTTTTAGCTGGCTCACGAGAAGCGAAAGCAGTTAAAAGCCTAAATTGAGCGGTCGTGGTATTTCCGTATTTATTTGTAGCCTTAACTGTAACCAAATAGTCACCATTTATTTGATTTTCTTTATTGCTGAATACTTCTTCGGCATCAGTTGTGAAAGAAGTAATATCTGATGTTGGACTACTTGTTGTAAAGAAATTTCCACCAGCTTGCGGATTATAACTCTTCTTGAAAGATTCTATTATAGTATCATTAATTGTAGAATTATCCTGTCTTGGTTTTTCCCAAACTAACGGAGTATCTTCTTTTAATGAAATCCTTTTGCCATTAAAGTTGAAATATATATCTGGTTTTTCTTCTGAATTTACGTCAATATCTTCAACTGAAGCAAAGCTTATACTATAATCCAAGTTAAACTTATTTCCATTTGGCAGAGTGTCATTTTTTTCTGGAATATTAAAACTGTGATTACCTTTTAAGATTGGTTTAATAATTTTAACATATCCACCATCTTGTTTCGGATTTCCGTTTATATCAACATTAATGAAGTTTTCATTTTCTTCGATCGGCATAATTGTGCCATCAAAATTGATAAAAGGGTTCTTAAAAATTCTCTGACCTTTTTGGACTTTAATTGCTATATTTGATCGAATTCCCCAAACTCCAGCATATGGAAGCTCGCTAAGGAATGAAAAATCAGTAACATGAGTATCATGAATCCAAATTAATCTAACTTGTTTCCAATTTTTTGCAGCCGACATATCTGAAATGTTTAATGAACTTAAGTAAGCTGTTCTAACTTTAGTTAGTGTAGAAGCTGCAGAGATATCCTTTAAGCTACTTATTCCGGCAATATGAATTGTCTCAAGATTTGTAAAATATTGAATTCCTTCAAGATTTTCAAAATTGCGATAAGGAATATCTGGCCAAAATGTAGTCATTTTTTTAGCCTCACCAACTGTAATTGGGCTATCGAGATTTCGAGAAGTTTCAGTTTTCATTAAAACTGAATTTAATGCACGCTTAAAATTCGCATCTGTAAATTTAATTTCATAACTATCTGGAGCGTTGCTTGGATCAACGGGGTTCACCGCTGAAGTATAAGCTGATACTTTCGAAAAAATATTTTGTTTGTTGATAATTTGTGTTCCATAGTACCCTCCACCGAGTACTAGAACTGCTACCGTCATTGCGGGTAATAAGATTCTATTATTTTTTACTTTCATTTAATCTTTCCTTGAATATATTTATGCTTATTCTATTTTATTAAATAATTGCAAAAAAATCAATATTATGCTAAAATTAAAAATACTTTTCAAAAAGGGGTGAATATAATGAAGAAGGTACCTTTAAGGTTTGGTAAAAACGATTTGTTTTTCTGGATTGCTGCCACTCTTTGCACTGAAAGAGTTACAGAGCCAGAGAAATCTTATCTACTTAGTGATAGCTCTAATTTTGAGGAATTGATTCTTGAAATTATTGTCAATGAGCCTACTGGAGTTTTTCGTAGAAAGAGTTTCTTTTTTGAATTAAATGATTATAATCTTAAAGAAGCTCGAATTGCGTTTCGTAGTGGTGAAATTGCGAATTGGTATATCCGTAAAATTACGGTTTCAGACGCTCAATTAAACTCACAAATTAACCAAACCCTTTAATAAAAATCAAAAGATTGATTTTTATTTTTAAAAACTAAAATCGCCCAGATATGAGCGATTTTTTGCTATTTTTTGAAGATTTCTTTTGTGATTTTTTGCACAATCTCTGTGTCATTCCAAGGTGTTTTTTTGCCGTCAATTACGCGGTAAACTTCATGCCCTAAACCTGTAATTAACACAATATCTCCCTTTCCTGCAATTTGTAAAGCTTTTCGAATTGCTTCTTCGCGATCTGGAATTTCTTGAATATTTGCTGGCAATTTTTCACCTTTTTTCGAAATTCCCGCAATAATTTCTTCACGAATTTGCTTAGCGTCTTCGGTGTAATTTTCTTCATCGGTAATAATAATTCGGTTGGCTAAATCTTGAGCGATTTTTCCCATAATTGGGCGTTTTTCACGATCACGGTCACCGCAAGCACCAAAAACCAAAATCGTGCGCGATTTAGTGATTTTTTTTGAAGCTTTAAGAAGTTTTTCAAGCGCGTCTGGCGTATGGGCGTAATCTACAACCACGTCAAAAGGTAAATTCGAAACAGCATATTCAAACCTTCCTGAAACTCCTTCAAGATTAGCGATTCCCTCTTGAATATCTTCTAGCGAGATTCCCAAAAGATAAGCGCCGGCCGCCGCCGCAGTCATGTTGTAAACATTAAATTCGCCTGGTAGATTTGTGGCGATTTCAAGTGTAACATTATTATCAATTCGCAAATTAGCTTCGCTTCCCTTTTTGTAAAGTTTGAAATTTTCAATTTTGACTTCTGCAGAATCACTTTCGCCATAAGTTATTTTTTGCTCGCCAGCCTCAAATTTATTGAAAAATTCGAAATAAGCATCATCAGTATTTAAAACAATAAATCGTGGTTGCATTTCGAAAAGTTTTGCTTTAGCGTTAGCGTAGTTTTCCATTGTTTTATGGTAATCAAGATGATCTTGCGTAAGATTGGTCATAATTGCCATCTCAATAGGAACTCCAGCAAATTTGTATTGATCAAGCGCGTGCGAAGTTGCCTCAATTAACGCAAATTCAACACCAGCTTTTTTTGCATCAGAGAAAAATTTTTGTAATTTCGAAACTGTTGCGGTTGTAGAATTGGTGTCATTCACTGTTTGAATACCCGCAATCTCAATATTTGCGGTTGAAAACATCGCAGTTTTATACCCAGCTTCTTTTAAGATTTCATTAAGAAAATTAACAGTGGTGGTTTTACCGTTCGTACCTGTTACAGCAATCACTCGCAAGTCGCGCGCTGGGTTGCCATAACGCGTGGCGATAACTTTTGCACGAGATTTTCGATAAGTTTTTTCAAGCCCAGAAATTGCCGTTTTTGGCAGAATTTTGCGAGCTGTTTTTGCTAAATTGTTCTTAATGCTCATAGTTAAATTATAGCACATCTCGCCCAGCAGTCCAAATCTGCATTCTATCATTAGAGCCAGTATCTGAATCGCAAAACTCAGAGATATAATATCGCCAAAAAGAACGATAAACAACATACAGCCTAAAGTCAGACTGTATTTCTGAAAATGAGGTGTTTTGGAAGATTTTTAATCTCAATAGTTTAGAAAAATGGTTGGTGGGGTAAAATTGGGGGTATGGTTA from Candidatus Saccharimonas sp. includes:
- a CDS encoding UDP-N-acetylmuramoyl-L-alanyl-D-glutamate--2,6-diaminopimelate ligase, whose amino-acid sequence is MSIKNNLAKTARKILPKTAISGLEKTYRKSRAKVIATRYGNPARDLRVIAVTGTNGKTTTVNFLNEILKEAGYKTAMFSTANIEIAGIQTVNDTNSTTATVSKLQKFFSDAKKAGVEFALIEATSHALDQYKFAGVPIEMAIMTNLTQDHLDYHKTMENYANAKAKLFEMQPRFIVLNTDDAYFEFFNKFEAGEQKITYGESDSAEVKIENFKLYKKGSEANLRIDNNVTLEIATNLPGEFNVYNMTAAAAGAYLLGISLEDIQEGIANLEGVSGRFEYAVSNLPFDVVVDYAHTPDALEKLLKASKKITKSRTILVFGACGDRDREKRPIMGKIAQDLANRIIITDEENYTEDAKQIREEIIAGISKKGEKLPANIQEIPDREEAIRKALQIAGKGDIVLITGLGHEVYRVIDGKKTPWNDTEIVQKITKEIFKK